The window CCTCGTCATAGTGACGGCAGGTCTTGCGAGGAAGCCGGGCATGACTAGAGAGCAGCTGTTGGGCCAGAACGCCGATATTGTGTACGGCATAGGGAAGGATATAGCTAAGTACGCCCCGGACTCCGTAGTGATTCTGACGACCAACCCGCTGGACGCTATGACGTACGTCATGTGGAAGGCGACCGGCTTCCCGCGCGAGAGGGTTATAGGCTTCAGCGGGGTGCTAGACGGCGGCAGGCTGGCGTTCTACGCAGGCCAGAAGCTCGGCATATCTCCTGCCTCGATTATACCGATCGTGTTGGGGCAACACGGAGAGAGCATGTTCCCGGTTCCCAGCAAGAGCTTCGTCTACGGGGTGCCGTTGGACAAGTTGCTCAAGCCCGAGGAGATCAAGGAAGTGGTCGACGAGACGGTCAAGGCAGGCGCCAGAATAACCGAGCTCAGAGGCTTCTCCTCCAACTGGGGCCCGGGCGCGGGCGTCGCCCTCATGGCCAAGGCAGTCAAGAGGGACGAGAGGAGGGCCTTGATAGCCTCGGTGGTCCTCAAAGGCGAGTACGGCGTCACTGATGTGCCGGTCGAGGTCCCCGTAGTGTTGGGGAGAGGCGGGGCGGTGAAGGTGTTGGAGGTCGAGCTCGGCGCAGAGGAGAAGGCCAAGTTCGCCCAAAGCGTCGAGGCCATACGCAAACTATTAAACTCGTTGCCGGACAAATATAGGTGAGCGAGGTAATAGTCGAGATCCAAGGCCCTCTGGTTTTCAGACTCGTCCACGACAGGGAGCTGGGATATCTATACGCTCACATACCGGTGAGCAAGAGGCTATCGGGGGCTGTCGTCAGAGAGATAAGGACGGCGACGCACGACCCGTGGCGCTACGTGGAGGGCGTGGGGCTCCTCCTCGACATATCGGCGTGGACTAACGAGAGCGATCTCGACCCGCAGACGGTCGGCAAGGCTCTAGAGGCGAAGTATAAGGAGATCTTGGACTCCATAAAGAAGATAATCGACGAGGCCGGCGAGGCTAAGCCCAAACGGAAGAAGAGGAGAGGACGGAGGAAGTCGAGAAAGTCGAAGAGGTCTAAGTCCAAGAGGAGTAGAAAGAAGGGTCGAAAAAGTAAAAAATGACATACGGATAGAGGGTCCATGGCCGAAGCAACGCCAATAGGACCCGCACCAGCCGAGGTGCCTCATATTGAGGTCGACGAGGAGACGAAGGAGATAATAAAGGAGACGCTATCCCAGATGGATTCCCCCGTCGAGGTCAACTTCTTCCACAGCAACGACTGCGGGGGGAGGGAGACCAACTGGTGCGTCCCCACCGAGGAGTTGCTCGATCTATTGGGCCAGCTCGCTCCGCCCGAGAAGCTGATAATCAAGAAGTACGACGTAG of the Thermoproteus uzoniensis 768-20 genome contains:
- a CDS encoding malate dehydrogenase, with translation MITVIGSGRVGATTAAMLGLLGIDNKIVLIDIVKGLPQGEALDLNHMSSILGLDVYYVGSNDNADMRGSDLVIVTAGLARKPGMTREQLLGQNADIVYGIGKDIAKYAPDSVVILTTNPLDAMTYVMWKATGFPRERVIGFSGVLDGGRLAFYAGQKLGISPASIIPIVLGQHGESMFPVPSKSFVYGVPLDKLLKPEEIKEVVDETVKAGARITELRGFSSNWGPGAGVALMAKAVKRDERRALIASVVLKGEYGVTDVPVEVPVVLGRGGAVKVLEVELGAEEKAKFAQSVEAIRKLLNSLPDKYR